From the genome of Waddliaceae bacterium:
CGCTCCGTGTATCGCTGCATGGGAAGATTTTAACAGCTATAGACTCGACTACGAAGAACCTCTATGGATGATAATAGATAACAAGCCAGAATACCTGCACGGCGCAGAATATGGCAGCTGGGATGAAGAGCTTATGGCATATGTCGACGACGTCATAGACCAATGCCGTGATAAAAAAGGGAGAGTTAATTGGAAGAAGAAAAAATGGGGGAAGGTCAACAAGCTCAAAATCAAGCACCCACTAAGCAATGCTGTTCCTTTTTTAGGATATTTCCTTGATTTCCCAGATGACTCTGTCTCCGGCGATGCCGAAACGCCAAAAGTCGCAAGCTCGACACAAGGCGCATCACAACGTATGGCAGTAGTAATAGGGAGCGAAAAGACAGCGATATTCCACCAACCGTGCGGACAAAGCGGAAACCCATTGTCACCATACTACAGAAAAGGCCACGAAGATTGGGTCCTCGGAAACCCCACCCCACTGCTCCCAGGAGAAACAGAACATACCCTCA
Proteins encoded in this window:
- a CDS encoding penicillin acylase family protein translates to APCIAAWEDFNSYRLDYEEPLWMIIDNKPEYLHGAEYGSWDEELMAYVDDVIDQCRDKKGRVNWKKKKWGKVNKLKIKHPLSNAVPFLGYFLDFPDDSVSGDAETPKVASSTQGASQRMAVVIGSEKTAIFHQPCGQSGNPLSPYYRKGHEDWVLGNPTPLLPGETEHTLTLTSEQ